In a genomic window of Vigna angularis cultivar LongXiaoDou No.4 chromosome 6, ASM1680809v1, whole genome shotgun sequence:
- the LOC108342223 gene encoding nudix hydrolase 15, mitochondrial isoform X2, with amino-acid sequence MSSKRASSRLQALINHIQCSYSAPTNPDILDKPIVLKKRAAVLICLFEGGDGSLRVILTKRSSSLSTHSGEVALPGGKREEGDADDVQTALREAKEEIGLDPSLVSVITPLQPWHTRYGVTIVPVLGVLSDKDAFSPILNSAEVEEIFDVPLEMFLKNDNRRAEEREWMEEKYLLHYFDYEFGNKKYVIWAITASILIGTATLLLQRFPDFLEQRPTIWGGMTEGDKLMLKNISNSK; translated from the exons ATGAGTTCAAAGAGAGCTTCTTCGAGATTACAGGCTTTGATTAATCACATCCAATGTTCGTATTCCGCGCCGACGAACCCCGACATTTTGGATAAACCCATCGTTTTGAAGAAGAGAGCGGCGGTTCTGATATGTCTCTTCGAAGGCGGCGATGGAAGTCTGCGAGTGATCCTCACCAAGCGCTCTTCCTCTCTCTCAACCCACTCCG GTGAAGTGGCTTTGCCAGGTGGCAAGAGGGAAGAAGGTGATGCTGACGATGTACAAACAGCGTTAAGAGAGGCCAAAGAGGAAATTGGCTTGGACCCTTCTCTTGTTTCTGTCATTACTCCTCTCCAACCCTGGCATACAAGG TATGGTGTAACCATAGTACCTGTGCTTGGAGTACTGTCCGACAAGGATGCATTTTCACCAATTTTAAATTCAGCTGAAGTAGAAGAAATATTTGATGTTCCATTGGAGATGTTCCTCAAG AATGATAACAGAAGAGCTGAGGAAAGAGAATGGATGGAGGAGAAGTATCTTTTGCATTATTTTGATTATGAGTTTGGGAACAAGAAGTATGTGATATGGGCTATAACTGCTTCAATCTTAATTGGAACGGCTACTCTTCTACTTCAGCGGTTCCCTGATTTTCTAGAACAGAGGCCTACAATATGGGGAGGGATGACTGAAGGTGACAAACTCATGCTGAAGAATATTTCTAATTCCAAATAA
- the LOC108343159 gene encoding magnesium-chelatase subunit ChlI, chloroplastic: MASTLGTSSIALLPSRYFSSSSSSKPSVHSLSLTSGQSYGRKFYGGIGIHGMKGRSQFSVASVATEVNSVEQNQSTAAKESQRPVYPFAAIVGQDEMKLCLLLNVIDPKIGGVMIMGDRGTGKSTTVRSLVDLLPEIKVVAGDPYNSDPEDPEFMGVEVRERVLQGEDLSVVLTKINMVDLPLGATEDRVCGTIDIEKALTEGVKAFEPGLLAKANRGILYVDEVNLLDDHLVDVLLDSAASGWNTVEREGISISHPARFILIGSGNPEEGELRPQLLDRFGMHAQVGTVRDAELRVKIVEERGRFDKSPKEFRDSYKAEQEKLQDQISSARSVLSSVQIDQDLKVKISKVCAELNVDGLRGDIVTNRAAKALAALKGRDTVSAEDIATVIPNCLRHRLRKDPLESIDSGLLVTEKFYEVFS; this comes from the exons ATGGCGTCCACGTTGGGCACTTCTTCAATTGCTCTTCTGCCTTCTCgctatttctcttcttcttcttcttccaagcCTTCCgttcactctctctctctaaccTCAG GGCAGAGCTATGGGCGGAAGTTTTATGGAGGAATTGGAATCCACGGCATGAAGGGAAGGTCTCAGTTCTCAGTTGCCAGTGTTGCCACTGAAGTTAACTCTGTAGAACAG AATCAGAGTACTGCTGCTAAAGAAAGCCAAAGACCAGTATACCCGTTTGCTGCCATAGTTGGACAGGATGAGATGAAACTCTGTCTTCTCCTTAATGTGATTGATCCTAAGATTGGAGGCGTGATGATTATGGGGGACAGGGGAACAGGGAAATCCACAACGGTTCGGTCATTGGTTGATTTACTTCCCGAAATCAAGGTTGTTGCTGGTGACCCCTATAACTCAGACCCGGAAGATCCAGAATTCATGGGTGTTGAAGTGAGAGAGCGTGTACTACAAGGAGAGGATCTTTCTGTGGTATTGACGAAAATTAACATGGTTGATTTGCCATTGGGAGCTACAGAAGATAGAGTGTGTGGAACAATTGACATTGAGAAAGCTTTGACTGAGGGTGTGAAGGCATTTGAGCCTGGACTACTGGCCAAAGCTAATAGGGGAATCCTATATGTTGATGAAGTTAACCTTTTGGATGATCACTTGGTAGATGTGTTGTTGGATTCTGCTGCATCAGGATGGAACACAGTGGAGAGAGAGGGAATTTCTATCTCACATCCTGCACGCTTTATCCTAATTGGCTCGGGCAACCCTGAAGAAGGGGAGCTCCGGCCCCAGCTGTTGGATAGGTTTGGAATGCATGCTCAAGTTGGAACTGTCAGGGATGCTGAGCTGAGAGTTAAGATTGTGGAGGAGAGAGGTCGATTTGACAAGAGCCCAAAGGAGTTTCGTGATTCGTACAAAGCAGAGCAAGAGAAGCTCCAGGACCAAATATCCTCAGCAAGGAGTGTTCTTTCTTCTGTTCAAATTGATCAAGATCTCAAGGTAAAAATCTCCAAGGTGTGTGCAGAGTTGAATGTGGATGGACTAAGAGGAGACATCGTAACAAACAGGGCTGCAAAAGCTCTTGCTGCACTGAAGGGAAGAGACACAGTAAGTGCAGAGGATATTGCTACTGTTATTCCCAACTGCTTGAGACACCGTCTTAGAAAGGATCCCTTGGAGTCAATAGACTCAGGTTTACTTGTCACTGAGAAATTTTACGAGGTTTTCAGCTGA
- the LOC108342223 gene encoding nudix hydrolase 15, mitochondrial isoform X1: MSSKRASSRLQALINHIQCSYSAPTNPDILDKPIVLKKRAAVLICLFEGGDGSLRVILTKRSSSLSTHSAGEVALPGGKREEGDADDVQTALREAKEEIGLDPSLVSVITPLQPWHTRYGVTIVPVLGVLSDKDAFSPILNSAEVEEIFDVPLEMFLKNDNRRAEEREWMEEKYLLHYFDYEFGNKKYVIWAITASILIGTATLLLQRFPDFLEQRPTIWGGMTEGDKLMLKNISNSK; this comes from the exons ATGAGTTCAAAGAGAGCTTCTTCGAGATTACAGGCTTTGATTAATCACATCCAATGTTCGTATTCCGCGCCGACGAACCCCGACATTTTGGATAAACCCATCGTTTTGAAGAAGAGAGCGGCGGTTCTGATATGTCTCTTCGAAGGCGGCGATGGAAGTCTGCGAGTGATCCTCACCAAGCGCTCTTCCTCTCTCTCAACCCACTCCG CAGGTGAAGTGGCTTTGCCAGGTGGCAAGAGGGAAGAAGGTGATGCTGACGATGTACAAACAGCGTTAAGAGAGGCCAAAGAGGAAATTGGCTTGGACCCTTCTCTTGTTTCTGTCATTACTCCTCTCCAACCCTGGCATACAAGG TATGGTGTAACCATAGTACCTGTGCTTGGAGTACTGTCCGACAAGGATGCATTTTCACCAATTTTAAATTCAGCTGAAGTAGAAGAAATATTTGATGTTCCATTGGAGATGTTCCTCAAG AATGATAACAGAAGAGCTGAGGAAAGAGAATGGATGGAGGAGAAGTATCTTTTGCATTATTTTGATTATGAGTTTGGGAACAAGAAGTATGTGATATGGGCTATAACTGCTTCAATCTTAATTGGAACGGCTACTCTTCTACTTCAGCGGTTCCCTGATTTTCTAGAACAGAGGCCTACAATATGGGGAGGGATGACTGAAGGTGACAAACTCATGCTGAAGAATATTTCTAATTCCAAATAA
- the LOC108342223 gene encoding nudix hydrolase 15, mitochondrial isoform X4, with the protein MSSKRASSRLQALINHIQCSYSAPTNPDILDKPIVLKKRAAVLICLFEGGDGSLRVILTKRSSSLSTHSGEVALPGGKREEGDADDVQTALREAKEEIGLDPSLVSVITPLQPWHTRNDNRRAEEREWMEEKYLLHYFDYEFGNKKYVIWAITASILIGTATLLLQRFPDFLEQRPTIWGGMTEGDKLMLKNISNSK; encoded by the exons ATGAGTTCAAAGAGAGCTTCTTCGAGATTACAGGCTTTGATTAATCACATCCAATGTTCGTATTCCGCGCCGACGAACCCCGACATTTTGGATAAACCCATCGTTTTGAAGAAGAGAGCGGCGGTTCTGATATGTCTCTTCGAAGGCGGCGATGGAAGTCTGCGAGTGATCCTCACCAAGCGCTCTTCCTCTCTCTCAACCCACTCCG GTGAAGTGGCTTTGCCAGGTGGCAAGAGGGAAGAAGGTGATGCTGACGATGTACAAACAGCGTTAAGAGAGGCCAAAGAGGAAATTGGCTTGGACCCTTCTCTTGTTTCTGTCATTACTCCTCTCCAACCCTGGCATACAAGG AATGATAACAGAAGAGCTGAGGAAAGAGAATGGATGGAGGAGAAGTATCTTTTGCATTATTTTGATTATGAGTTTGGGAACAAGAAGTATGTGATATGGGCTATAACTGCTTCAATCTTAATTGGAACGGCTACTCTTCTACTTCAGCGGTTCCCTGATTTTCTAGAACAGAGGCCTACAATATGGGGAGGGATGACTGAAGGTGACAAACTCATGCTGAAGAATATTTCTAATTCCAAATAA
- the LOC108341883 gene encoding THO complex subunit 7A, producing the protein MLGKTRKVSTRGEAVAANYAFGPAEDDVIIKHRLLTRTTTTRGDPPLKKLQKKFTSFVSEVDKDDDNYNDCEKLARAFLQELTTFEIPLLKSKAIVEANVREKENFNELKEEMNRQILQAQADIEDLKKQLEESKVERRHKEECEAIRKLIALQPPRSETMKVISELEKEIAALDTENTAGSRLLELRKKQFALLLHVVDELQNTIEEEQKSLVEEMRMATEELKNGLEDTSGAEAMAIDQ; encoded by the exons ATGCTGGGAAAGACGAGGAAGGTTTCGACGCGTGGCGAGGCCGTGGCAGCGAACTACGCGTTTGGCCCTGCAGAAGATGACGTAATCATCAAACACCGGCTTCTAACGCGCACGACGACCACCAGGGGCGACCCTCCCTTGAAGAAGCTTCAAAAGAAGTTCACCTCGTTTGTCTCCGAGGTTGATAAAGACGACGACAACTACAACGACTGCGAAAAACTCGCCAGAGCCTTCTTGCAGGAGCTGACGACCTTCGAGATTCCGCTTCTGAAGAGCAAGGCGATTGTGGAGGCCAACGTTAGGGAGAAGGAGAATTTCAACGAGTTGAAGGAAGAGATGAATCGCCAGATCCTGCAGGCGCAGGCCGACATTGAGGATCTGAAAAAGCAGCTGGAGGAGAGCAAGGTCGAGAGGCGGCACAAAGAGGAGTGCGAGGCTATTAGGAAGTTGATTGCGTTGCAGCCACCCAGGTCGGAGACAATGAAGGTTATTTCGGAGTTGGAGAAGGAAATTGCGGCGCTGGATACGGAGAACACGGCTGGTTCCAGGTTGTTGGAGCTCAGGAAGAAGCAATTTGCATTGTTGTTACATGTG GTGGATGAGTTGCAAAACACAATTGAGGAAGAGCAGAAGAGCCTAGTTGAGGAGATGAGAATGGCAACCGAGGAGCTTAAGAATGGGCTGGAGGACACAAGTGGGGCGGAAGCAATGGCAATTGACCAGTAA
- the LOC108343158 gene encoding spermidine sinapoyl-CoA acyltransferase: protein MERIKTLERIVVIPSHPPFLQDHSLPLSHLDTDPNLHLTFRYLRAYTSTAPPTSLDPFNVISSSLSNALTQFYPLAATLRRRPTSPHRLELWCAAAQGIPLVRAAADFTLHSVNHLDDPASPLVEQLVPDPGPEEGLEHPCILQVTVFACGGFVLGAAMHHALCDGMGGTLFFNAVAELARGATRMTVETVWERDRLLGPRKPPRVDSPLIDEFLRLEKGVLPYEEGVGGVARECFHVKDECLHMLKRSLLEQSGFNFTVFEALGAYIWRAKVLASGIQGEEKVKFAYSINIRRLVKPVLPGGYWGNGCVPMYVVLSAKELIERPIWETAELIRKSKSNVSDEYVRSYIDYQELHFGDGITAGREVSGFTDWRHLGHSTVDFGWGGPVTVLPLGRNLLGSVEPCFFLPYSTASSQNIEGFKVLVTLRHSALPAFRQAMQVFSTTQDHWPIHI, encoded by the exons ATGGAAAGGATCAAAACCTTAGAGCGCATTGTCGTAATCCCTTCTCACCCTCCCTTCCTTCAGGACCACTCACTCCCTCTCTCCCACCTCGACACCGACCCCAACCTTCACCTCACCTTTCGTTACCTCCGCGCGTACACTTCAACCGCTCCACCTACCTCCCTCGACCCCTTCAACGTCATCTCCTCCTCCCTCTCCAACGCCCTCACCCAATTCTACCCCCTCGCCGCCACACTACGCCGCCGCCCAACCTCCCCCCACCGTCTCGAACTCTGGTGTGCCGCTGCCCAGGGCATCCCCCTCGTCCGCGCCGCCGCCGATTTCACTCTCCACTCCGTCAACCACCTGGACGACCCGGCCTCGCCTCTCGTGGAGCAGTTGGTGCCCGACCCGGGTCCGGAGGAGGGGCTGGAGCACCCCTGCATACTCCAGGTGACGGTCTTCGCGTGCGGCGGGTTCGTCCTTGGCGCCGCCATGCACCATGCGCTATGCGACGGCATGGGGGGCACGCTGTTCTTCAACGCGGTGGCGGAGCTGGCGCGCGGGGCCACGCGGATGACGGTGGAGACGGTGTGGGAGCGTGATAGGCTATTGGGTCCCAGAAAGCCGCCAAGAGTGGATTCACCGTTGATCGATGAGTTTCTGCGTTTGGAAAAAGGAGTTCTGCCGTACGAGGAGGGCGTTGGCGGGGTTGCGAGAGAGTGCTTTCACGTGAAGGATGAGTGCTTGCACATGTTGAAGAGATCCTTGTTGGAGCAATCCGGGTTCAACTTCACCGTTTTTGAGGCTCTCGGTGCCTACATTTGGAGAGCCAA GGTGTTGGCCTCTGGAATTCAGGGGGAGGAGAAGGTGAAGTTTGCATACTCAATCAACATACGGAGATTGGTAAAGCCAGTACTCCCTGGTGGGTATTGGGGCAATGGTTGTGTGCCAATGTACGTAGTGTTGAGTGCGAAGGAGTTGATAGAGAGACCCATCTGGGAAACTGCGGAGCTAATAAGAAAGAGTAAAAGCAATGTGAGCGATGAGTATGTGCGGTCTTACATAGATTATCAGGAGCTGCATTTTGGTGATGGGATCACAGCAGGAAGAGAGGTGAGTGGGTTCACTGATTGGAGGCATTTGGGCCACTCAACTGTGGACTTTGGGTGGGGAGGCCCAGTTACTGTCTTGCCCCTTGGAAGGAACCTGCTTGGGAGTGTTGAGCCTTGCTTCTTTTTGCCTTATTCAACTGCCTCTTCTCAGAATATAGAGGGCTTCAAAGTTTTGGTCACTTTGAGACACTCTGCATTACCAGCTTTCAGACAAGCCATGCAAGTCTTTTCCACTACCCAAGACCACTGGCCCATTCACATATAG
- the LOC108342223 gene encoding nudix hydrolase 15, mitochondrial isoform X3, whose product MSSKRASSRLQALINHIQCSYSAPTNPDILDKPIVLKKRAAVLICLFEGGDGSLRVILTKRSSSLSTHSAGEVALPGGKREEGDADDVQTALREAKEEIGLDPSLVSVITPLQPWHTRNDNRRAEEREWMEEKYLLHYFDYEFGNKKYVIWAITASILIGTATLLLQRFPDFLEQRPTIWGGMTEGDKLMLKNISNSK is encoded by the exons ATGAGTTCAAAGAGAGCTTCTTCGAGATTACAGGCTTTGATTAATCACATCCAATGTTCGTATTCCGCGCCGACGAACCCCGACATTTTGGATAAACCCATCGTTTTGAAGAAGAGAGCGGCGGTTCTGATATGTCTCTTCGAAGGCGGCGATGGAAGTCTGCGAGTGATCCTCACCAAGCGCTCTTCCTCTCTCTCAACCCACTCCG CAGGTGAAGTGGCTTTGCCAGGTGGCAAGAGGGAAGAAGGTGATGCTGACGATGTACAAACAGCGTTAAGAGAGGCCAAAGAGGAAATTGGCTTGGACCCTTCTCTTGTTTCTGTCATTACTCCTCTCCAACCCTGGCATACAAGG AATGATAACAGAAGAGCTGAGGAAAGAGAATGGATGGAGGAGAAGTATCTTTTGCATTATTTTGATTATGAGTTTGGGAACAAGAAGTATGTGATATGGGCTATAACTGCTTCAATCTTAATTGGAACGGCTACTCTTCTACTTCAGCGGTTCCCTGATTTTCTAGAACAGAGGCCTACAATATGGGGAGGGATGACTGAAGGTGACAAACTCATGCTGAAGAATATTTCTAATTCCAAATAA
- the LOC108342441 gene encoding nudix hydrolase 15, mitochondrial gives MDCSNSNGGSKRLLDLAQRLRLYKPPIFPEDILDDIMEDKVVSEVSYSESTTSMAQNTEEFRYKRAAVLICIYEGDAGDLRVVLTKRSSMLSTYSGEVALPGGKAEEGDKDDKDTAKREAMEEIGLDPELVDVVTVLEPFFSKYLMRVVPVIGILHDKKAFKAVLNPAEVEAVFDAPLEMFLKDENRSEEKMEWMGENYLIHLFDYEMEHKKYLIWGLTAGILIRAASVVYQRPPAFMEHNPKFKLHQVI, from the exons ATGGATTGTTCAAACTCTAATGGAGGATCAAAGAGGCTTCTGGACTTGGCGCAAAGGCTCCGCCTTTACAAGCCCCCAATATTCCCTGAAGATATTTTGGATGACATCATGGAAGACAAGGTTGTCTCAGAAGTGAGTTACTCAGAATCAACCACCTCAATGGCTCAAAACACAGAAGAATTCAGATACAAGAGAGCTGCTGTTTTGATCTGCATCTATGAAGGAGATGCCGGGGATCTCAGAGTGGTACTCACCAAGCGCTCTTCCATGCTCTCCACTTACTCGG gtgaagTGGCCTTGCCTGGTGGGAAAGCGGAGGAGGGTGACAAGGATGATAAGGACACGGCAAAAAGAGAGGCAATGGAGGAAATTGGGTTGGACCCTGAACTTGTCGATGTCGTTACTGTTCTTGAACCATTTTTCTCTAAG TACCTGATGAGAGTGGTTCCTGTGATTGGCATTCTTCATGACAAAAAGGCATTCAAAGCTGTTCTGAATCCTGCTGAAGTAGAAGCTGTGTTTGATGCACCTTTAGAAATGTTCCTCAAG GATGAAAATAGGAGTGAGGAGAAGATGGAATGGATGGGAGAGAATTATCTGATACATTTGTTTGACTACGAAATGGAGCATAAAAAATATCTGATATGGGGTTTAACGGCTGGGATCTTAATAAGGGCAGCATCAGTTGTGTACCAACGACCACCAGCTTTCATGGAGCACAATCCTAAATTCAAGCTTCATCAAGTCATTTAA
- the LOC108340915 gene encoding GDSL esterase/lipase At5g45920, whose amino-acid sequence MTRPKIYLFGDSITEDSFSPGGWGASLAHHFARTADVVLRGYSGYNTRWALKVLERVFPASQVGDGGTVTAPIAVTVFFGANDACLPDRCSAFQHVPLHEYKRNLHSIVSFFKKRWPTTLVLLITPPPIDEELRCRHPYVENPQGLSERTNEAAGEYARACIAVAGECGIPVVDLWNKMQHRKKDYLSDGLHLTESGNDVVFEEVIKKLRDEGLSQESIPVDLPLIADIDPNDPLKAFLE is encoded by the exons ATGACAAGGCCAAAGATTTACCTCTTTGGTGATTCGATCACCGAAGACTCTTTCTCACCAGGTGGATGGGGTGCTTCTCTCGCCCACCATTTCGCTCGCACG GCTGATGTTGTTCTGAGAGGTTACAGCGGCTACAACACGCGGTGGGCGTTGAAGGTGTTGGAGAGGGTTTTCCCGGCGTCACAGGTCGGTGACGGTGGAACAGTGACAGCGCCGATTGCTGTGACGGTTTTCTTTGGGGCCAACGACGCTTGCCTTCCTGATAGATGTTCTGCTTTTCAGCACGTGCCTCTCCATGAATACAAGCGGAACCTTCACTCCATTGTTTCCTTCTTCAAG AAGCGATGGCCCACAACTTTGGTGCTCCTCATAACTCCTCCTCCAATCGATGAGGAATTACGTTGTAG ACATCCGTATGTAGAAAATCCACAGGGTCTTTCTGAAAGGACAAATGAAGCAGCTGGTGAGTATGCTAGAGCATGCATTGCGGTGGCTGGAGAATGTGGAATACCTGTGGTTGATCTCTGGAACAAAATGCAACACCGGAAAAAAGATTATCTAAG TGATGGTTTGCATCTCACTGAAAGTGGCAATGATGTTGTTTTTGAGGAAGTAATAAAAAAGCTAAGAGACGAAGGGTTGAGTCAGGAATCTATACCAGTTGATCTCCCACTTATTGCTGATATTGACCCTAATGACCCCCTGAAGGCATTTCTGGAGTAA